A genomic segment from Bradyrhizobium sp. CB1015 encodes:
- a CDS encoding NYN domain-containing protein gives MSSLGKSALFIDGSNLHATAKALGFEIDYRRLLSEFQSRGTLLRAFYYTTIIEDQEYSSVRPLIDWLDYNGFTVVTKLTKEFIDATTGRRKVKGSMDVDLAVSAMELAQHVDQIVLFSGDGDFRSLVEALQRRGVRVTVVSTLSTQPPMVADDLRRQADAFIDLVELKPKVGRDPPDRPGSRELRQPPQFLARGTIKRDDRVE, from the coding sequence ATGTCTTCGCTTGGGAAGAGCGCGCTCTTTATCGACGGCTCCAACCTCCATGCCACCGCCAAGGCGCTCGGCTTCGAGATCGATTACAGACGCCTGCTCAGTGAATTTCAAAGCCGAGGTACGCTGTTACGGGCCTTCTACTACACGACCATCATCGAGGATCAGGAATATTCGTCGGTCCGCCCCTTGATCGATTGGCTCGACTACAACGGGTTCACCGTCGTCACCAAGCTCACCAAGGAGTTCATCGACGCCACCACCGGCCGCCGCAAGGTGAAGGGCAGCATGGATGTCGACCTTGCCGTGAGTGCAATGGAGCTCGCCCAGCACGTCGATCAGATCGTGTTGTTCTCGGGCGATGGGGACTTCCGTTCGTTGGTCGAGGCCTTGCAACGCCGCGGTGTCCGCGTGACCGTCGTCTCCACACTCTCCACTCAGCCGCCCATGGTCGCCGACGACCTGCGCCGGCAGGCGGACGCATTCATTGATTTGGTGGAGTTGAAGCCAAAAGTGGGGCGCGATCCACCCGATCGGCCGGGATCGCGCGAGTTGCGGCAGCCACCGCAATTCCTCGCGCGCGGAACCATCAAGCGCGACGACCGGGTGGAATGA
- the pncB gene encoding nicotinate phosphoribosyltransferase, which translates to MTVTDIASRTYNHSWRLDPIIRSLLDTDFYKLLMLQMIREDYPDQQVTFSVINRSRHVRLAEIIDEGELRAQLDHARTIRFTKKELIWLAGNTFYGKTHMFSADFIRWLAEFRLPEYELRKVEGQYELHFHGPWTHTTMWEIPALAILNELRSRAAMKGRGRFELDVLYARAKAKLWTKVERLRQLENLRLSDFGTRRRHGFLWQRWCVEAVKEGLGPSFIGTSNVLLAMDNDLEAIGTNAHELPMVAAALARDDEELRWAPYRILDQWRQTYGGNLLIALPDAFGSRAFLRDAPEWVADWTGFRPDSAPPIQAGEEIIAWWQKKGRNPKDKLLVFSDAMDVGSIEDTYRHFAGRVRLSFGWGTNLTNDFVGCTPDGSISLDPISLVCKVSSVDGRPAVKLSDNPEKATGLPSEIERYLRVFGDAGRVRKPVLV; encoded by the coding sequence ATGACAGTGACTGACATTGCGAGCCGGACCTACAATCACAGCTGGCGGCTGGATCCCATCATCCGCAGCCTGCTCGATACCGACTTCTACAAACTATTGATGTTGCAGATGATTCGGGAGGACTACCCGGATCAACAGGTGACCTTCTCGGTCATCAACCGCTCGCGCCATGTGCGGCTTGCCGAGATCATCGACGAGGGCGAGCTGCGCGCCCAGCTCGACCATGCCCGCACCATCCGCTTCACCAAGAAAGAGCTGATCTGGCTGGCCGGTAACACCTTCTACGGCAAGACCCATATGTTCTCGGCGGATTTCATCCGCTGGCTGGCGGAATTCCGTTTGCCCGAGTACGAGCTGCGCAAGGTCGAGGGCCAGTACGAGCTGCATTTCCACGGACCCTGGACCCACACCACGATGTGGGAGATTCCGGCGCTTGCGATCCTCAACGAGCTGCGTTCGCGTGCGGCCATGAAGGGCCGCGGCCGCTTCGAGCTCGACGTGCTCTACGCCCGCGCCAAGGCCAAGCTGTGGACCAAGGTCGAGCGGCTGCGCCAGCTCGAAAACCTGCGGCTCTCCGACTTCGGCACGCGCCGCCGTCACGGCTTCCTCTGGCAGCGCTGGTGCGTCGAGGCGGTGAAGGAAGGCCTGGGCCCTTCCTTCATCGGCACCTCCAACGTGCTGCTCGCGATGGACAACGATCTCGAAGCCATCGGCACCAACGCGCACGAGCTGCCGATGGTGGCAGCCGCGCTCGCCAGGGACGACGAGGAATTGCGCTGGGCGCCCTACCGCATTCTCGACCAGTGGCGTCAGACTTACGGCGGCAACCTCCTGATCGCGCTGCCCGACGCCTTCGGCAGCAGGGCCTTCCTTCGCGATGCACCGGAATGGGTCGCCGATTGGACCGGCTTCCGCCCCGACAGCGCGCCGCCGATCCAGGCCGGCGAGGAGATCATCGCCTGGTGGCAGAAGAAGGGGCGCAACCCCAAGGACAAGCTGCTCGTCTTCTCCGACGCGATGGACGTCGGCTCGATCGAGGACACCTATCGCCACTTCGCCGGCCGCGTGCGGCTCTCCTTCGGCTGGGGCACCAACCTGACCAACGACTTCGTCGGCTGCACGCCGGACGGCTCGATCAGCCTCGATCCGATCTCGCTGGTCTGCAAGGTCTCGTCGGTCGACGGCCGTCCGGCCGTCAAGCTCTCCGACAATCCGGAGAAGGCGACCGGCCTGCCCTCGGAAATCGAGCGTTATCTGCGGGTATTCGGCGACGCCGGTCGCGTGCGCAAGCCGGTGCTGGTGTAG
- the pobA gene encoding 4-hydroxybenzoate 3-monooxygenase: MKVQVCIIGGGPSGLLLSQLLHLKGIDTIVLEKYSRDHVLARIRAGVLEHGFAKLMREAQCGERMDREGEIHNGFEIAHDGVLSHIDLHKHSGGNSVLVYGQTELTRDLYEARDRVGGKVVHNAEDVTPHDLTSDRPYVTYRSNGQTIRVDCDYVVGADGFHGVSRKSIPKDVLREYEKVYPFGWLGVLSRTKPVSPELIYVKHERGFALCSLRSQVLSRYYIQVPLTDKVEDWSDDAFWAELKRRLPDEVAGRLITGPSIEKSIAPLRSFVAEPMSYGRLFLAGDAAHIVPPTGARGLNSAASDIYYLYHALLAHYQSGDDAGLKGYSAKALARIWKAQRFSWWMTMMLHRFPDRIEYEDRLQQTELDYLLSSETAQRLLAENYTGLPF; this comes from the coding sequence ATGAAAGTTCAGGTCTGTATCATCGGCGGTGGGCCGTCCGGGCTGCTGCTGTCCCAGCTCCTGCACCTCAAGGGCATCGATACCATCGTGCTGGAGAAATACAGCCGCGACCACGTGCTGGCCCGGATCCGCGCCGGCGTGCTCGAGCACGGCTTTGCGAAGCTGATGCGCGAGGCGCAGTGCGGCGAGCGGATGGACCGTGAGGGCGAGATCCACAACGGGTTCGAGATTGCCCATGACGGCGTGCTGTCCCATATCGACCTGCACAAGCATTCCGGCGGCAATTCGGTGCTGGTCTACGGCCAGACCGAGCTGACGCGAGACCTCTACGAGGCGCGCGACCGGGTCGGCGGCAAGGTCGTGCACAATGCCGAGGACGTCACGCCGCACGATCTGACGTCGGATCGGCCCTACGTGACGTATCGCTCGAACGGGCAGACGATCCGCGTCGATTGCGACTACGTCGTCGGCGCCGACGGTTTCCATGGCGTCAGCCGCAAGTCGATCCCGAAGGACGTGCTGCGCGAATATGAGAAGGTCTATCCGTTCGGCTGGCTCGGCGTGCTGTCGCGCACGAAGCCGGTATCGCCCGAGCTGATCTACGTGAAGCACGAGCGCGGCTTTGCGCTGTGCTCGCTGCGCTCGCAGGTGCTGAGCCGCTACTACATCCAGGTGCCTTTGACCGACAAGGTGGAGGACTGGAGCGACGATGCGTTCTGGGCCGAGCTGAAGCGCCGCCTGCCGGACGAGGTCGCCGGCCGCCTGATTACCGGTCCGTCGATCGAGAAGAGCATCGCACCCTTGCGCAGCTTCGTCGCCGAGCCGATGAGCTATGGCCGCCTGTTCCTCGCCGGCGACGCCGCGCACATCGTGCCGCCGACCGGCGCGCGCGGGCTGAACAGCGCCGCGTCCGACATCTACTATCTCTATCACGCGCTGCTCGCGCATTATCAGAGCGGCGACGATGCCGGTCTCAAGGGCTATTCCGCCAAGGCGCTCGCGCGGATCTGGAAGGCACAACGCTTCTCCTGGTGGATGACGATGATGCTGCACCGCTTCCCCGACCGGATCGAATATGAGGATCGGCTGCAGCAGACGGAGCTCGACTATCTGCTCTCGTCCGAGACGGCGCAGCGTCTGCTTGCGGAGAATTACACGGGGTTGCCGTTTTAG
- a CDS encoding LysR family transcriptional regulator codes for MNCMKEIDHLALDGHALELFLAVLEEGSVTAAATRLGLTQSAVSHALNKLRRIAGDPLFAKSGRGIVATARAQALAGKARALIDEMRSFAGGVSFAPEEAQLSLTIAANDFQRDLLLPRFFDHVAAQVKSLNLRVIPSQSPSPAILRENRCDLLITPLPPSGVDIVQKRLLRDHYVCYYDAKARAAPASRNAYLAARHITVVYTDNERLDFDRRLAANGFHRDIAISVPSFSGVPSFLRGSQMLASMPSLLASGVMRGFAQTPIPLASRTKTLAELPMFMVWHQRYQKDPAHRWVRSQLEAVAATAAEF; via the coding sequence ATGAATTGCATGAAGGAAATCGATCATTTGGCCCTCGACGGCCACGCCCTCGAACTATTCCTCGCCGTGCTGGAGGAAGGATCGGTGACGGCCGCGGCGACGCGGCTCGGCCTGACGCAATCGGCCGTCAGCCACGCCCTGAACAAGCTGCGGCGCATTGCCGGCGATCCGCTGTTCGCCAAGTCCGGCCGCGGCATCGTCGCCACGGCTCGTGCCCAGGCGCTGGCCGGCAAGGCACGCGCGCTGATCGACGAGATGCGCAGCTTCGCCGGCGGCGTCAGCTTCGCGCCGGAGGAGGCCCAATTGTCGCTGACGATCGCCGCCAACGACTTCCAGCGCGACCTGCTGCTGCCGCGGTTCTTCGATCACGTCGCCGCACAAGTGAAGAGCCTGAACCTGCGCGTGATCCCCTCGCAATCGCCCTCGCCCGCGATTCTGCGCGAGAACCGCTGCGACCTCCTGATCACGCCGCTGCCGCCCTCCGGCGTCGACATCGTGCAGAAGCGGCTGCTGAGGGATCACTACGTCTGCTACTACGATGCAAAGGCACGTGCCGCGCCGGCCAGCCGCAATGCCTATCTCGCGGCGCGTCACATCACGGTGGTCTATACCGACAATGAGCGGCTCGACTTCGACCGCCGGCTGGCGGCGAACGGGTTTCACCGCGACATCGCGATCTCCGTGCCGAGCTTCTCCGGCGTGCCGTCGTTCCTGCGCGGCTCGCAGATGCTGGCGAGCATGCCGAGCCTGCTCGCGTCCGGCGTGATGCGCGGCTTTGCGCAAACACCGATCCCGCTGGCGTCCCGCACGAAGACCTTAGCCGAGCTGCCTATGTTCATGGTCTGGCACCAGCGCTACCAGAAGGACCCCGCCCATCGCTGGGTCAGGAGCCAGCTCGAGGCCGTCGCTGCGACGGCCGCCGAGTTCTGA
- a CDS encoding adenylate/guanylate cyclase domain-containing protein produces MRRIGGRDIVAAILIALLAGAIFTSPPLQTLQGLSLDILTALRGKIIGERRDPATSPVVVVAIDGETYETPPFKGSPTQTWTREIGRVLGSISDGGAKVIGFDVIFKNSIEQSEIPFGDAPLGARMRGFDRDYLIALRQISDNGKLVLGEILSNDHPEVPYRAQQLAVRNNVRALNVHTDADDVIRRMPLSFSIDGKPVPAMAVELAARALGAKVEIAPSGAAGLSGNAIPSAVPNTLTLNFRGLSRDVPTFSFADLRACVEKGDRDFFRRAFEGKVVLLGTVLNFEDRKLTSMRLSGGHDGTPSARCALPAPASTAQKARSDVAGVFVHAAAVRNLIERDAVTELGFPARTLLTIAFAAIVACAAGVLAPSAALIAWLGLTIAYVVAAVSAFVHALALPLTEPALASLAALAIMIGYRFVLADRDERFLRKSFALYLAPEVIETMVASGKMPALGGETRNVTMFFSDLSGFSSIAETMTPGELVTLMNEYLSAMTDIIESHGGYVDKYIGDSIVAMFGAPADDRAHARNAVRAALKCHDKLAELNAGHPAFAGHGLSHRIGLNSGEAVVGNIGSRRRFNYTVMSDTVNVASRLEGANKYYGTAIMASETTMAQTGDSFAWRELDAIRVQGRGEAIRVFEPLAETGAESAEQAKMAAAYAEGLACWRAREFAKAADAFDGVAKIDPASARFAKRAKMLTETPPPPDWTPVNTLEGK; encoded by the coding sequence ATGCGGCGGATCGGGGGACGGGACATCGTTGCGGCGATTCTGATCGCGCTCCTTGCGGGCGCGATCTTCACGTCGCCACCGCTGCAGACGCTGCAAGGCCTCTCGCTCGACATCCTCACCGCGCTGCGCGGCAAGATCATCGGCGAGCGCCGTGATCCCGCGACATCGCCGGTTGTCGTCGTGGCCATCGACGGCGAAACCTACGAAACACCGCCGTTCAAGGGATCGCCGACGCAGACCTGGACGCGCGAGATCGGCCGCGTGCTTGGCAGCATCAGCGACGGCGGCGCCAAGGTGATCGGCTTCGACGTGATCTTCAAGAACTCGATCGAGCAGTCGGAGATTCCCTTTGGCGACGCGCCGCTCGGTGCCCGGATGCGCGGATTTGACCGGGACTATCTGATCGCGCTGCGGCAGATCTCCGACAACGGCAAGCTGGTGCTCGGCGAGATCCTGAGCAACGACCATCCGGAAGTGCCCTACCGTGCGCAGCAATTGGCGGTGCGCAACAACGTCCGCGCGCTCAATGTCCACACCGATGCGGACGATGTCATCCGGCGGATGCCGCTCAGCTTCTCCATCGACGGCAAGCCGGTGCCCGCAATGGCGGTCGAGCTCGCCGCCCGCGCGCTCGGCGCGAAGGTGGAGATTGCGCCATCCGGTGCGGCCGGGCTATCCGGCAACGCAATCCCGAGCGCCGTGCCGAACACGCTGACGCTCAATTTCCGCGGCCTCAGCCGCGACGTTCCGACCTTCTCCTTTGCCGATCTGCGCGCCTGCGTCGAAAAAGGCGACCGCGATTTCTTCCGGCGCGCCTTCGAGGGCAAGGTCGTTCTGCTCGGGACCGTCCTCAACTTCGAGGACCGCAAGCTCACCTCGATGCGCCTGTCCGGCGGCCATGACGGGACGCCGTCGGCACGATGTGCCCTGCCCGCGCCTGCCAGCACCGCGCAAAAGGCCCGTAGCGACGTCGCCGGTGTGTTCGTGCACGCCGCTGCGGTCCGAAACCTGATCGAGCGCGATGCCGTGACCGAGCTCGGCTTCCCCGCGCGGACCCTTCTCACGATCGCGTTCGCGGCCATCGTCGCCTGCGCGGCCGGCGTGCTCGCACCCAGCGCAGCGCTGATCGCCTGGCTCGGCCTCACCATCGCCTACGTGGTCGCTGCCGTCAGCGCATTCGTCCATGCCTTGGCGCTGCCGCTGACCGAGCCGGCGCTCGCCAGCCTTGCCGCGCTCGCGATCATGATCGGCTATCGCTTCGTGCTGGCCGACCGCGACGAGCGCTTTCTGCGCAAGAGCTTTGCCCTTTACCTCGCGCCCGAGGTGATCGAGACCATGGTCGCCTCCGGCAAGATGCCGGCGCTCGGCGGCGAGACTCGCAACGTCACCATGTTCTTCTCCGACCTCAGCGGTTTTTCGTCGATCGCCGAGACGATGACGCCGGGCGAGCTGGTGACGCTGATGAACGAATATCTCTCCGCCATGACCGACATCATCGAAAGCCATGGCGGTTACGTCGACAAATATATCGGCGATTCCATCGTCGCCATGTTCGGCGCACCGGCCGACGATCGCGCCCACGCGCGCAATGCGGTGCGTGCCGCGCTGAAGTGCCACGACAAGCTGGCGGAGCTCAATGCCGGCCATCCCGCCTTCGCCGGTCACGGCCTGTCGCATCGCATCGGGCTCAACAGCGGCGAAGCCGTGGTCGGCAATATCGGCTCGCGGCGCCGCTTCAACTATACCGTGATGAGCGACACCGTGAACGTCGCCTCGCGGCTCGAAGGCGCCAACAAATATTACGGCACCGCGATCATGGCCTCCGAAACGACGATGGCGCAGACCGGCGATAGCTTCGCCTGGCGCGAGCTCGATGCGATCAGGGTGCAGGGCCGCGGCGAGGCGATCAGGGTGTTCGAGCCGCTCGCGGAAACCGGCGCGGAAAGCGCCGAGCAGGCGAAGATGGCCGCAGCATATGCGGAAGGGCTGGCGTGCTGGCGAGCGAGGGAGTTTGCGAAGGCGGCCGATGCGTTCGACGGCGTCGCGAAGATCGATCCTGCGTCAGCTCGGTTCGCCAAGCGTGCGAAAATGCTGACGGAGACTCCGCCGCCGCCGGACTGGACACCGGTCAATACGCTGGAAGGAAAGTAG
- a CDS encoding VanZ family protein, with translation MRRSHLITAASICLALIVYATLAKLSGRPALMGHHEAYWVVVIERFSAYGLLGFLLSFLLPGRFSLACSLVIAVAMGLELMQAFIPDRDPGFLDVLQKAAGGTVGVMLAQMILAFLPRPPS, from the coding sequence ATGCGCAGGAGCCATCTCATAACAGCCGCGAGCATCTGTCTGGCGCTGATCGTCTATGCCACGCTGGCGAAGCTGTCGGGACGGCCTGCGCTCATGGGCCACCACGAGGCCTATTGGGTCGTCGTGATCGAACGCTTCAGCGCCTATGGCCTGCTCGGCTTCCTGCTGTCTTTCCTGCTGCCCGGACGGTTCAGCCTGGCTTGCTCGCTCGTCATCGCGGTCGCCATGGGGCTGGAGCTGATGCAAGCGTTCATACCCGACCGCGATCCGGGCTTTCTCGACGTCCTGCAGAAGGCGGCAGGGGGCACCGTGGGCGTCATGCTCGCCCAGATGATCCTGGCGTTCCTGCCCAGACCGCCTTCCTGA
- the pcaG gene encoding protocatechuate 3,4-dioxygenase subunit alpha codes for MTQPLNYLKETASQTAGPYVHIGLIPAMAGFDIFEKNFSNVLVTPNTKGERITLEGKVLDGTGTPLRDVLLEIWQANAAGRYNHPADRSAGALDDEFRGWGRAGSDFDSGLVTFETIKPGAITDRTGRKCAPHVNVWIVARGINIGLNTRLYFSDEEAANAADPVLNLIEQPVRRKTLIATRSERAGKIVYSFTINLQGPEETVFFDV; via the coding sequence ATGACGCAGCCGCTCAACTACCTCAAGGAAACCGCCTCGCAGACCGCCGGGCCTTACGTCCATATCGGTCTGATCCCGGCCATGGCCGGCTTCGACATCTTCGAGAAGAACTTCTCCAACGTGCTGGTGACGCCGAACACCAAGGGCGAACGCATCACGCTGGAGGGCAAGGTGCTCGACGGCACCGGCACGCCGCTACGGGACGTGCTGCTGGAGATCTGGCAGGCCAATGCGGCCGGCCGCTACAACCATCCCGCCGATCGCTCGGCCGGCGCGCTGGATGACGAGTTTCGCGGCTGGGGCCGCGCCGGCTCCGACTTCGACAGCGGCCTCGTCACCTTCGAGACCATCAAGCCGGGCGCGATCACCGACAGGACGGGGCGCAAATGCGCGCCGCACGTCAACGTCTGGATCGTCGCGCGCGGCATCAACATCGGCCTCAACACCCGGCTCTACTTCTCGGACGAGGAGGCGGCCAACGCCGCCGATCCCGTGCTCAACCTGATCGAGCAGCCGGTGCGCCGCAAGACGTTGATCGCAACCCGCAGCGAGCGCGCCGGCAAGATCGTGTACTCCTTCACGATCAATCTGCAGGGGCCGGAGGAGACGGTGTTCTTCGACGTGTGA
- a CDS encoding CHRD domain-containing protein has protein sequence MSKAVCRRSVALLGALALVGGVSATSGTAGAEVVKLQAELKGSNEVPPNSSTGSGKAEASYDTETKVLTYVVTFTGLTGPAMGAHFHGPGEAGKNAGIALPFKTAQSPIQGSATLTDAQAADLLGGKWYANIHTAANPGGELRGQMMK, from the coding sequence ATGAGCAAAGCCGTGTGTCGACGGTCCGTGGCACTGTTGGGGGCGCTAGCGCTGGTCGGAGGCGTCAGCGCGACGAGCGGAACGGCAGGTGCGGAGGTCGTGAAGCTGCAAGCAGAACTCAAGGGAAGCAACGAAGTGCCGCCGAACAGCTCGACCGGATCGGGCAAGGCGGAGGCGAGCTACGACACTGAAACGAAGGTCCTGACCTACGTCGTCACCTTTACCGGGCTGACGGGACCGGCGATGGGTGCGCATTTTCACGGCCCCGGCGAGGCCGGGAAGAATGCCGGCATCGCCCTGCCGTTCAAGACGGCGCAAAGCCCGATTCAAGGCAGCGCCACCCTCACCGACGCGCAGGCGGCAGATCTGTTAGGCGGAAAATGGTACGCGAACATTCACACCGCCGCGAACCCAGGCGGTGAGTTGCGCGGTCAGATGATGAAGTGA
- the pcaH gene encoding protocatechuate 3,4-dioxygenase subunit beta, translated as MNAQAPALRDLRLNRPEPFTPPLGDGGFFQRDRAIHPPAHAPGYKSSVLRSPRQSLLSLENSISEITGPVFGHNDLGPLDNDLIRNYAKDGDPVGERIIVHGRVLDETGRGVPNTLVEFWQANAGGRYRHKKDTYLAPIDPNFGGCGRALTDDTGYYYFRTVKPGPYPWRNYVNSWRPAHIHFSVFGSGFAQRLITQMYFEGDPLIPVCPILTTIPDKDALDRLVAPLDLNASTPFDSLAYRFDIVLRGQRSTYFENRTAGN; from the coding sequence ATGAATGCCCAGGCGCCAGCCTTGCGGGATCTCCGCCTCAACCGTCCCGAGCCGTTCACGCCGCCGCTCGGCGACGGCGGCTTCTTCCAGCGTGATCGCGCGATCCATCCGCCGGCACATGCGCCCGGCTACAAGTCCTCGGTGCTGCGCTCGCCGCGCCAGTCGCTGCTGTCCTTGGAAAACTCGATCTCGGAGATCACCGGGCCGGTGTTCGGGCACAACGACCTCGGCCCGCTCGACAACGATTTGATCCGCAATTACGCCAAGGACGGCGATCCCGTCGGCGAGCGCATCATCGTCCACGGCCGCGTGCTGGACGAGACCGGCCGGGGCGTTCCGAACACGCTGGTCGAGTTCTGGCAGGCCAATGCCGGCGGCCGCTACCGGCACAAGAAGGACACCTATCTGGCGCCGATCGATCCGAATTTCGGCGGCTGCGGCCGCGCGCTGACAGACGACACCGGGTACTATTATTTCCGCACCGTGAAGCCGGGCCCCTATCCCTGGCGCAACTACGTCAACAGCTGGCGCCCCGCCCATATCCACTTCTCGGTGTTCGGCTCGGGCTTTGCGCAGCGGCTGATCACGCAGATGTATTTCGAGGGCGATCCCCTGATCCCGGTCTGCCCGATCCTGACGACTATCCCGGACAAGGATGCGCTCGACCGCCTCGTCGCACCGCTCGACCTCAACGCCTCGACGCCGTTCGACTCGCTCGCCTACCGCTTCGACATCGTGCTGCGCGGCCAGCGCTCCACCTATTTCGAAAATCGCACCGCGGGGAACTAA
- a CDS encoding helix-turn-helix domain-containing protein, translated as MEGFAFVLYYSNMRSAAPAPAIRVYNLFGESGDLPDVVHCETIASRSVLHDWTLAVHRHARLHQVLLIERGGGEATLDGRVVPLRPMQIVNVPVGHVHGFRFEPDTQGWVLTIAAEILDEALLAAEGLRGALSRSAVVRGTPQIRATMKQIFAEHAARDFGRAHVLRALSSAMIGLVARALTGESGGNGTAESGLFRRFEALLEQHHLERWSVADYAKALSVTPTHLNRITRAATGDTASHLILNRLIREARRNLVYTNLPVSTIAYALGFDDPAYFSRVYAAATGVSPRAFRARLHGGEG; from the coding sequence ATGGAGGGTTTCGCCTTTGTCTTGTACTATTCGAACATGAGAAGCGCGGCCCCCGCCCCGGCAATCCGGGTCTACAATCTGTTCGGCGAGTCCGGCGATCTGCCCGATGTCGTGCATTGCGAGACGATCGCGTCGCGTTCGGTGCTGCACGACTGGACGCTGGCCGTGCACCGCCATGCCCGCTTGCACCAGGTGCTGCTGATCGAGCGCGGTGGCGGCGAGGCGACGCTCGACGGGCGCGTGGTGCCGCTGAGGCCAATGCAGATCGTCAACGTGCCGGTCGGCCACGTCCACGGCTTCCGCTTCGAGCCCGACACGCAAGGGTGGGTGTTGACCATCGCCGCGGAGATTCTCGATGAAGCGCTGCTCGCCGCCGAGGGCCTGCGCGGGGCGCTGTCGCGGTCGGCCGTGGTGCGCGGCACGCCGCAGATCCGCGCCACGATGAAGCAGATCTTCGCCGAGCACGCCGCGCGCGACTTCGGCCGTGCGCATGTGCTCCGCGCCCTGTCGTCGGCCATGATCGGGCTGGTGGCACGCGCGCTCACGGGCGAGAGCGGCGGCAACGGCACCGCGGAAAGCGGGTTGTTCCGCCGCTTCGAGGCGCTGCTGGAGCAGCATCATCTGGAGCGCTGGAGCGTCGCCGACTATGCCAAGGCGCTGTCGGTGACACCGACGCATCTCAACCGGATCACGCGGGCGGCGACCGGCGACACCGCCTCGCATCTGATCCTCAACCGCCTGATCCGCGAGGCACGGCGCAACCTCGTCTACACCAACCTGCCGGTCTCGACGATCGCCTACGCCCTCGGCTTCGACGACCCCGCCTATTTCAGCCGGGTCTACGCCGCCGCCACGGGCGTATCGCCGCGCGCGTTTCGCGCGCGGCTCCATGGCGGCGAAGGCTGA